Genomic DNA from Mycobacteriales bacterium:
GCCGGCGGTGAAGGTCGACGCCGACGTGGCGCTGTCGGTGAAGGTGGCGTACGTCGAGGCCCACACGGCGGTCGAGAGGGTGCCGAGGCTGGCAACGACCTTGAGCTTGCGGGTGAGCTGCATGTCGGGGGACTCCATTCAGATGAGCGAGGGGAGCCGGTGGCCGTCCTAGCAGCCAGCTCGTTCGGTTGCGCACTACTTGATTCGGCTACTCCGGGGGACTAGGAACATGGCTCCTTGTGATGGTTGTGGACTACGCCCGTGGAGCGGCTCCACGTCGGTCGCGTTGCACCGAAGGGCGCATCCGCGACCGGGGCAGACCGGGACATCCGCACCCAGGCCGGGCACGGACAGGCGCGCCCACTGCGCCGTCGTACCCCTCCCTCGTCATGATGAAGGCCCGTCCCGGACGAGCGGGACGGGCCTTCGACGTGCCTTCAACAGGCGGGTGGTGACTAGGCGGGCAGCTCCACCTTGGCCTCGACGGCCTGGCCCTGCAGGGCCGTCACGGCGGTGTCGAACGACGAGCCGGGCGTCAGCGTGCGCAGGGTCCAGTCGCCGTCGGCGGCGTAGAAGCGGAAGTAGCCCGTCGCCGAGGTCTGCACCTCGGCGGTGAACTCGCCGGTCGTGCCGAGCAGCCGCACGTAGGCGCCGGCCACCGCCGAGCCGTCGCGAAGGACGTGGCCGTGCAGGACGGCCTCCTTCGCGCTCACCTCGAGGGCGGGCAGGGTGTCCTGGTCAGGTGCGCCGCACACGTCAGACCGCCTTCGCGGGGTTCTCGACCGGCACGCCGACGAGGCTGCCGTACTCGACCCACGAGCCGTCGTAGTTCTTCACGTCGCTCTTGCCCAGGAGCTGGCTCAGCACGAACCAGGTGTGCGACGAGCGCTCACCGATGCGGCAGTAGGCGATGGTCGCGCGGCTGTCGTCGAAGCCCTCGGCGGCGTAGAGCGCGGTGAGCTCCTCGTCGCTGCGGAACGTGCCGTCGTCGGCCGCGGCCTTGCTCCACGGGATGTTGATGGCCGTGGGGACGTGGCCGGCGCGCTGGCTCTGCTCCTGCGGCAGGTGGGCCGGCGCCTTGATCTTGCCGCTGAACTCGTCGGGGCTGCGCACGTCGACGAGGTTCTTCGACCCGATCGACGCGACGACCTCGTCGCGGAACGCGCGGATGGTGAGGTCAGGCTCCTTCGCGGAGTACGACGTCTCCGGGCGGACGGGCACGTCCTTGACGAGCTCCCGACCGTCGAGCTCCCACTTCTTGCGCCCGCCGTCGAGCAGCTTGACGTCGGCGTGCCCGTAGAGCTTGAAGTACCAGTACGCGTAGGCCGCGAACCAGTTGTTGTTGCCGCCGTAGAGCACGACGGTGTCGTCGTTGGAGATCCCCTTGGCGGACAGCAGCTTCCCGAAGTCGGCAGCGTCGATGACGTCGCGCGCCTCGGCCTGCTGCAGCTCCTTGGTCCAGTCCAGCCGGACAGCGTTCTTGATGTGGCCGCCGTCGTAGGCGGACACGTCCTCGTCGACCTCGACCAGGACGACCTTGGGGTCGTCGAGGTGGGCCTCGGCCCAGTCGGCGTCGACCAGTACGTCGGCGCGGCTCATGCGGTAGCTCCTCTGGTTGTCGTGCGCTTGTAGAGCAGGTAGGCCTCGCAGCCGAGGCAGAGCCCGAAAGCGGCGTTGAGGAAGGCCGCGGACAGCGCCGCGGCGGTGAGGACGAGCCCGAGGGTGGTGGCGCCGGCGAGCAGCGCGACCGCACCGGCCGCAGCGAAGCCGAGGCCCACGGCCTGCGCGAACTGCGGCGGCCGCGCGTCCTCGAACTCGCGCGGAGGCGCCAGCCGGGGCCGGACGACCTTCTTGAAGACCACGCCGTACGGCGCATGCGTGATCCGCCACGCGCCGAGGCCGAAGACGATGGCCTGCGCGAGCAGCAGCCACCCGGACTGGGTGACCAGCACGGTGGCGAGGACAACGGCGGTGACCCACGCGGCGAAGCGCGGGCCCCGCACGTCGATCTGGACGGGGACGGTCATGGGTGTGCCTCTCAGGGCTCCGGACGGAAGGGGATCGTCAGGAGGCGGGACACAGGCAGGTCGCGGTGCGGCAGAAGTCCACCGCGCGTCGCTTGACCAGCACCATGCTCACGAGGGTACTGCCTTGCCGAGCGCGGCGATCACGTCGGGCTTGCGGGGCTGGCCCGCGGCCCGCGTCGTGACCCGTCCGTCGCGGTCGAGCACCAGCGTCGTCGGCGTCTTGAGGATCCCCAGCCGGCGTACGACGTCCAGGTGCTTCTCGGCGTCGACCTCCACGTGGGTGACCCCCGGGACCATCGCGCTGACCTCCTCCAGCGTGCGCCGGGTCGCCCGGCACGGTGCGCAGAAGGCGCTGGAGAACTGCAGCAGCGTCGCAGTCTCGCCCGGCTCGCCACCAAGCTCGCGGACCAGCCCACGCAGGTCCTCCCCGGTGGGCTTCAGGTCGCGCATCCGGCCCTGCCGGCGGCGGTGGACCAGCCCGGCGACAGTGCTGAGCGCGAGCACGGCTGCCAGCGCGACGAGTCCCTCCACGTGAGGCGCAACGGTGTTGCGGCCCCCGGGCTTCCCGCTCTGACAAGATGCGGCCCGTGACGACCGACGGACCCGAGCCCGCAGACGCGCCCGACGTGGTGCGGATCGGTGGCGCGCAGTGGGCCGACGGGACGGTCCCCGACGCCGCGCGCGCGTCCGCGGAGGCGTCGCGGGAGTCGGCCGCGGCTGCCGAGCCCGAGCCGGTCCCGCGGGTGGGTGGTCCGGCGCCGCGCCCGCCGATGCTCGTCCAGGGCCTGCTGTCGGCGGTGCTCGCCGGGGCGCTCGCCCTGGTCGCTGTGCCCGGCTCGGTGCCGCTGCTCCTCGCCCTGCTCGTCGTGCAGCTGCTGCTCGGGCTCGGCTTCCTCGCCGTCGTCGACGCGCCCGCTGCCGGTGGCGCCTTCGCCGTCGTCGCGGTCTCGGTCGTCGTCGCCGACGTCGTCGCGCTCAACGGCGACGGGTCGGTGTCGGGACTGGCCGGCGTCGCCGCCCTCGCGCTGGTCGCGTCGCTGTTCCACCAGCTGGCGCGCCGCGGGCGCTCGCGCGTGACCGAGTCGCTCGCCGACACCCTCGTCGCCGTGGTGCTGCTCACCGGCATGGCCTGCCTGATCGCCCTGCGCGAGCTCGACGGGGGCGCCGAAGCTGTCTCGGTGGCCCTGGCCGGGGCCGCAGGGGCGCTCGCGGCGGGCCGGATCGGCGACCGGGTCGCCCCGCGACCCGCCCTGGCGGTCGGCGCGACCCGCGGCTGGCCCGGCCTGCTGCTGGCGCTCGGCGCCGGGGCGCTGGTCGCCTCGGTGGTCGCGGGGGACGGCGGGTCCGTCGCGGGGCGCGACGGGCTGCTGCTCGGGCTCGTCGTGGCGGTTGCCGCCTCGGCCGCTGACCTCGCCGTCGACCTCGGTGCCGCCGAGCTGCGCGCGGGCTGGCGCGACGCCCGCCGGGTCGCGGCCCTGCGCCCGGTCGGCCTGCTGCTGCCCTTCGCCGCCGTCGGCCCGGTCGCCTTCGTCGCCGGCCGCCTCGTCCTGGTCTGACCGGGACGGGGACCGGGACCGGGACCGGGACCGGGACCGAGCAAGCCTCCCGCGCGCCTTGCTGCACTGCACGCTGACCGCGTGCACTGCACACTCCAGCCGCAGACCACCGCGCCTGCGCACTGCACGCAACGGGCGTGCAGTGCAGCAAGGCGCCTCGCGGGTGTGCCTGCACCGCGCACGAGCAGCGTGCGGTGCAGCGGCGCCCGCGACAGGGGGTTCCGTCGTACGGTCGTGGGCGTGCGCAAGGGGCTGATGGGGTTGGCGGTCGTGGCGGCGGTGCTCGTGGTCGGGGACCGCGTCGCCGTGACGGTGGCGGAGCGGGCGGTCGGCACGCAGCTGATGGCGTCGGCGGAGCTCGAGACCAGGCCGGACGTGGACATCAGCGGCTTCCCGTTCCTCACCCAGGCGCTGAGCGGCCGCTACGGCGAGGTGCACGTCGAGGCGGCGGGCGTGCCGACCGACGGGGTGCGGGTCGCGAAGCTGTCGGTCGACCTCGAGGTGCTCGAGATCGCGCTGTCCGACGCCCTGAGCGGCACGGTCACGCGGGCGCCGGTGGAACGGCTCACGGCTCGGGCGCTCGTGTCCTACGCCGACCTGTCGCGGCAGAGCGGCTCGCGGCGGCGGCTGACCGTCGCCCGGGAGGGCGAGGGCGTCGCGGTCACCGGCAGCGTGGTGGTGCTCGGCCGGCGGCTCAGCGCGACCGCGGTCTCGACGGTGCGGCTGGACGGGGGCGACATCGTCGTGCGGGCACAGCGGTTCCGGGTCGGGGCCGAGCCCGCGGACGACGCGCTCAGCGCTGCGCTCGGCAACCGCCTCGACCTGCGCGTGAAGGTCGGGGCGCTGCCCTACGGCCTGGAGCTGGAGAGCCTCGCGGTCGAGGCGGACGGCATCGCGCTGGCAGCGGCCGGCGGACCGACGGTGCTCACCCCGGGCTAACCGCCCGCGAAGGGCGGGAGCACCTCGACGACGCTGCCCTCCCCGACCGGCACCGATGCCGGGTCGCGGCGACCGACCGGCGCGCCGTCGACCAGCAGCGAGCAGACCGTCAGCACGTCGGCGAAGCGGGCGTCGTGGCGCGCGCGGACCGCGTCGAGGACGTCCACGAGGGAGGTAGCTCCCGCTGCCCCCGGCTCGACGTGCTCCGACGCCACGCCCGCGGCGGCCCGGGCGGCCGCGAAGTAGCGGATCTCGACCGACGGCGCGCTCACGCTCGCACCGCGCGGTCGAGCAGCACAGGGAGGTGCCGGCCGATCCGGTCCAGCAGCGCGGCATCGGTGGCGGACTCCGCGTGGCCGAAGCCTTCCACTTCCCAGAGCTCCGAGCCCGGTGCGGCCGTGTGCAGCGCCCGCGCGTGGTCGAGCCCGAAGTAGTGGTCGCGGTCGCCGTGGACCAGCAGCAGCGGCACCGTCAGGGCCGCGGCCGCCTCGACCGGCGAGGCGGGCAGCGGGTCCCACCCCGCGCCGCTGATGCGGGTCCGCAGCACCGCCCGGGCGAGGACCCGCCCGCGCCGGGTCTCGACGACCCGGTGCAGCCGCCGCATCGCGGGGGTGTCCCTGGCGAACCAGCGCGACGTCGC
This window encodes:
- a CDS encoding DUF1416 domain-containing protein, which translates into the protein MPALEVSAKEAVLHGHVLRDGSAVAGAYVRLLGTTGEFTAEVQTSATGYFRFYAADGDWTLRTLTPGSSFDTAVTALQGQAVEAKVELPA
- a CDS encoding sulfurtransferase, which produces MSRADVLVDADWAEAHLDDPKVVLVEVDEDVSAYDGGHIKNAVRLDWTKELQQAEARDVIDAADFGKLLSAKGISNDDTVVLYGGNNNWFAAYAYWYFKLYGHADVKLLDGGRKKWELDGRELVKDVPVRPETSYSAKEPDLTIRAFRDEVVASIGSKNLVDVRSPDEFSGKIKAPAHLPQEQSQRAGHVPTAINIPWSKAAADDGTFRSDEELTALYAAEGFDDSRATIAYCRIGERSSHTWFVLSQLLGKSDVKNYDGSWVEYGSLVGVPVENPAKAV
- a CDS encoding DUF4395 domain-containing protein — protein: MTVPVQIDVRGPRFAAWVTAVVLATVLVTQSGWLLLAQAIVFGLGAWRITHAPYGVVFKKVVRPRLAPPREFEDARPPQFAQAVGLGFAAAGAVALLAGATTLGLVLTAAALSAAFLNAAFGLCLGCEAYLLYKRTTTRGATA
- a CDS encoding thioredoxin family protein, coding for MEGLVALAAVLALSTVAGLVHRRRQGRMRDLKPTGEDLRGLVRELGGEPGETATLLQFSSAFCAPCRATRRTLEEVSAMVPGVTHVEVDAEKHLDVVRRLGILKTPTTLVLDRDGRVTTRAAGQPRKPDVIAALGKAVPS
- a CDS encoding DUF2993 domain-containing protein — encoded protein: MRKGLMGLAVVAAVLVVGDRVAVTVAERAVGTQLMASAELETRPDVDISGFPFLTQALSGRYGEVHVEAAGVPTDGVRVAKLSVDLEVLEIALSDALSGTVTRAPVERLTARALVSYADLSRQSGSRRRLTVAREGEGVAVTGSVVVLGRRLSATAVSTVRLDGGDIVVRAQRFRVGAEPADDALSAALGNRLDLRVKVGALPYGLELESLAVEADGIALAAAGGPTVLTPG
- a CDS encoding MoaD/ThiS family protein; protein product: MSAPSVEIRYFAAARAAAGVASEHVEPGAAGATSLVDVLDAVRARHDARFADVLTVCSLLVDGAPVGRRDPASVPVGEGSVVEVLPPFAGG